Proteins from a genomic interval of Mycolicibacterium grossiae:
- a CDS encoding TIGR04222 domain-containing membrane protein, translated as MHHSWGISDADFTRWFVIAATIVMVAAMCYRFVAFRGRPAREDDLDGETVAFLRGGPQWAVYSALGALRTTEAVDADSGGALVRTGPAPSRATRLEEAVYEAAVDRHRARDVPGLPVVGAALERIREDLVRTDLLATPSRLRRVRWFVYAQLVIVAVGALRIVTNLIDGAPLGTLPGAFVLVALFLLIMAPTPTRTRAGTHVLVGLRLRHPDLAPSQTSPSVTRGARDAAMAIGVFGADSMYALDPTFAASIGVPRRRRTVTVDGSSGG; from the coding sequence ATGCACCACTCGTGGGGAATCTCCGATGCCGACTTCACAAGGTGGTTCGTCATCGCGGCGACGATCGTGATGGTCGCTGCCATGTGCTACCGCTTCGTCGCGTTCCGTGGACGCCCCGCCCGGGAGGACGATCTCGACGGCGAGACCGTCGCCTTCCTCAGAGGTGGCCCGCAATGGGCGGTCTACTCCGCACTGGGGGCGCTGCGCACGACGGAGGCAGTAGATGCCGACAGCGGCGGAGCGCTCGTGCGGACCGGCCCGGCACCGAGCCGCGCAACCCGACTCGAGGAGGCGGTGTACGAGGCGGCGGTCGACCGCCATCGCGCGCGGGACGTGCCCGGCCTCCCCGTCGTCGGCGCCGCACTCGAACGCATCCGCGAGGACCTCGTGCGGACCGATCTCCTTGCCACTCCATCACGGCTTCGGCGGGTGCGGTGGTTCGTCTACGCACAACTGGTGATCGTCGCCGTCGGCGCGCTTCGCATCGTGACGAACCTCATCGACGGTGCGCCGCTGGGAACGCTGCCGGGCGCGTTCGTCCTCGTTGCCCTGTTCCTGCTGATCATGGCGCCCACACCGACGCGCACGCGCGCAGGCACGCACGTCCTCGTCGGCCTACGGCTCCGACATCCCGACCTGGCACCGTCGCAGACGTCGCCTTCCGTCACCCGCGGCGCTCGCGACGCCGCCATGGCCATCGGCGTCTTCGGCGCGGACTCGATGTATGCGCTCGATCCGACGTTCGCCGCGAGCATTGGAGTTCCTCGGCGCCGCCGCACGGTCACCGTCGATGGCAGTTCCGGGGGCTGA